Proteins encoded by one window of Lathyrus oleraceus cultivar Zhongwan6 chromosome 1, CAAS_Psat_ZW6_1.0, whole genome shotgun sequence:
- the LOC127102021 gene encoding uncharacterized protein At1g65710 yields MNALNSDSRKVETQPELKVKKDDSVHEHKGQVKKEIFIIKHRKSRDEAAEVIGMRTSSCTKEDMDVIPVHCGRLSRNSDDWREPAEKLQFQSPSSLSQDGNRTRRIRRRTPSREREQEQCSSSIERRFSISPVRRSSDTSTLHSARNNTSTSFKPAKVVYVPATVTSFVTDKSNNSDCGESAAATTGTKRITVRRNVGAASPHSQSPAKANGNATEHDLEPTSLLASVRLGSTDMHCSFAHGLQVIGPTGLCSCRMFFRPIRVCCSK; encoded by the exons ATGAATGCTTTGAATTCAGATTCTAGAAAAGTGGAAACACAGCCAGAACTGAAGGTGAAGAAGGATGATTCAGTACATGAACATAAAGGGCAAGTGAAAAAAGAGATTTTTATCATCAAACACAGGAAGAGCCGTGATGAAGCAGCTGAGGTAATAGGTATGAGAACTTCGAGCTGTACTAAAGAAGATATGGATGTGATTCCTGTACATTGTGGGAGACTCAGCAGAAATTCT GATGATTGGAGGGAGCCTGCAGAGAAACTGCAGTTTCAATCACCAAGCTCACTTTCACAGGATGGAAATAGAAcaagaagaataagaagaagaacGCCGAGCAGAGAAAGAGAGCAGGAACAATGTTCAAGCAGCATAGAGAGGAGATTTAGTATATCGCCTGTAAGAAGATCTTCAGATACCTCCACATTACACAGCGCAAGAAACAACACCAGTACTAGCTTTAAGCCTGCAAAAGTGGTGTATGTTCCTGCTACTGTTACATCATTTGTAACGGATAAAAGTAATAATAGTGATTGTGGAGAATCTGCAGCAGCTACAACTGGGACAAAGAGGATTACAGTTAGGAGAAATGTTGGTGCGGCTTCACCGCATTCTCAATCTCCTGCAAAAGCTAATGGGAATGCAACAGAGCACGACTTGGAGCCGACATCTCTACTTGCAAGTGTGAGGCTTGGTTCAACTGATATGCATTGCAGTTTTGCTCATGGTTTGCAAGTTATCGGCCCAACCGGTTTGTGCAGCTGTAGGATGTTCTTCAGGCCGATACGAGTTTGCTGCAGCAAGTGA